Genomic window (Subtercola endophyticus):
TCAGTCGAAGGCGCGAGATCTCCACCTCGATCGCCCGAAAGCGTGGGGAATCCGCGAGTTGCTCCCCCGTCTGCGCGTCGCGAAGGTTGTTCTTGAGCATCAGGGTGCCGTCGATCAGGTAATCGTCAAAGTCTCGGATGAGCGGGCGATAGCTGCGGTCGATGACCACCCCGTGCCGCTCAGCCGTCAATTCCACAGCCTCGTCGGCGGAGAGCGCCTCGATGGCGACAGCAGTCGCCACTTCTCGATGGGCCGGGGAGCCCTTGCCAACCTTCACGTAAGCCAGCACAGCGTCGGCGAAGTTGAGCCGCCAGGCCACCGTGTCGGTATCGGCCTCGATCGACCCGGTCAGCGCATCACCGAACACCATTCCCCCGCTTCGCTCTCATCCACCTGCGTCGGTGCGGTCGGATGCCGTGCTGAGGCCTATTCGATCCTTTTCTCTTCGAGAATTCGACCCCCCAAACACGGGTCAGCGAGAGGCGGGTCACCGAGAGCCGATGAGACTGCCTTGCGGTTCGTAGCCCTCGAGAGCAGCGTCGAGGGTGCGCAAATAGGCATCGTGCCGGCCCGTCGCCTGATTCTGGTGGCGCGCATGCATCAATGACTCGCGAAGCTTCGCACCCATCACGAATACCGCGGGGTCTGCCGGATAGCCCGAGGCCGCGAAGAGTTGCAGCGCCCACACGAACAGGGTGCGGTTGTGACCATCACGAAAGCAGTGGATGGTCTGCAGCTCACCGCCGTGCTCCGACATGCGATCGATCACTTCGCGGCGAGACATGCCCGGCGCCCGCAACAGCAGCTCGGCAACCGCCGCGTACTGTACAGACGCGGAATCTGCGATCTCGCTCCCGGGGTAGAAGCGATAGGCGATCATCGGCGCCGCCGCATCACCCGCTTCGTAATTGACTGCATCGGGCGCGAATCTAATCATCGAGGACTCTGGACCGACCCGCTCCTGGCCGGCCCACTGATAAATGTCTTGAAAGACATGACGGTGTATCGCCTTCATGTGGTCGTAATCAAGATCGCCTTGAATCGGATCGATGGCCAATTCGACGATGCGAAGGCGAGAGATCTCTATCTCGAGCTTTCGGAACACCTCGGGGTCTTCGACGCCGAACGGGTGGCTGGGGTCGCCGAAATTGTTACGCAGAGCGGTCGAGCCGGGAATGGTGTAATCCTCCCATTTCGCAATCACGAAGTGCTCGGGCCGCTCGGTACCGACGCCGGCATTCTGCACCGCGAGGGCCACAGCTTCTGCTGCGCTCAGCTCGCCGGTCGCCACTCGGCGCAACAGAACCCGGTGCGGCTCGTCACCGGGGCCGGAATTTGCGAGCGCGAGGGCCGCATCGGCATAGTCGATGCGCCACTGAATAAGCTCCTCGGTGACCTCTCCCGGCCGCACCATCGGCTTGAATGACATCGACGCCCTCCCGAACTCTGTCACCAATGTATCGGTTCTTAGAGAACCGCTCATCTATTTGAACGCTTTTGTACCTCCTGTGCGATCCCCCAATCGGGGGATATGGCGGGTCGGTCGATGAGAGGATCGTCGCTGCCCCGGTCACGGCCGCACGAATCGGTCGGCGTTCCGGTCGATGTTGCGTTCAGGCGCCATCGCCAGGTTCAGGGTATCGAAGTAGGCACCGTGCGTGCCCGTCGCCTGATTGTGGAATCTCGCGTGCATCAACCGATCGCGAAGTTCTCTGCCCATGAGAAACACAGCCGGATCGACGGGGTAGCCGATCGCCTCGGCGAAGAAGATGCCGTAGACGCAACTCGCCCGAACATTCCCGTCGCGAAAGGCATGAATAGTCTGCAACTCGCCACCGTATTCGGCGAAGAGATCGATGACTTCTGTTCGCGTCAGGTCGGTGCGAAGCGGCAGCGAGGCGAGAAGCGCGTATTGCACTGAGGCAGCCTCGGCAATCTCGGGCCCGGAGAAATAGGCGTACTTGACGAATGGCGCAGCGGGGTCGCCCGCCTCGTAATTCACCGCATCAGGAGCGAAGCGCACAACCGGTGTTGTGGGCCCGACACGCTCGTGCCCAGCCCAGTCGTAGATGTCACGAAAGAGTCGACGATGAATAGTCTTCATGTGTTCGTATCCGAAGTCACCCTTGGGAAAGTTGGCGACGACGTCGACGATTCGAATCTGCGAGATCTGAATCTCGAGCGCGCGAAATCGTTCGGGGTCTTCTTCCCTCGGGATTCTCGAAGTCTGTGAGTCGATTCCTGAGCGTCGACGAGCCGGGGATGAAGTACTCGTCCCACTCGCGCACACGAAGCGCGGAGTCTCGGCGAACGAGCCCTTCCCTCTTCAGTTTGTGCGCAACAGCTTCGTCGGCGGACATGACTCCGCGCGCCACCCTTTCGACGAGCGCACGCTGACTCCTGTCGCCCGCATCCGACCGCGTGGCAGCCAGCACGCCGTCGGCACAGTCGATGCGCCAGCGCACCTCGTCTTCTGACGGCAGACCTTGGTTGACCGGCGATCGAACAGCCATCACTCGTTCCCCCGGGTCTCCGATCTCCCACACAAAGGGAGGTCTACTCATCTATTCCAGTGCTTTTGTGCCTCCTGTGCGATCCCCCGATCGGGGGATGCGCAAGGTCGACCAGGTGGAGGCTGTTGTCGAAGCGCGATGCAGGCCAGCATGGGGGAATGACAACGAACGAGATTGCCGTGAGCGTTGAGAACCTCACGAAGAGCTATGGCACGTTCGCCGCGCTGAAGGGCGTCACCTTCGACATCAAGCGCGGCGAGACCTTCGCCCTCCTCGGGCCGAATGGGGCGGGCAAGAGCACCACCATCGAGATTCTCGAGGGATACCGCGACCGCACGGGCGGCGAGGTGCGGGTACTGGGCACCGATCCACAACACGGCGGTCTGCCGTGGAAGGCGAAGCTCGGCATTGTGCTGCAGAGCTCGGGCGAGAGCGGCAACGTTACCGTGCGCGAACAGCTCACCCAGTTCGCCGGCATGTACCCGAATCCGCGCACGGTGAACGAGGTGATCAGCGCGATCGGGCTCGAAGAGAAGGCCAACACCCGCATCAAGAATCTGTCGGGCGGTCAGCGGCGGCGAGTGGATGTGGGGCTCGGCGTCATCGGAAGGCCCGAGTTGCTCTTTCTCGACGAACCGACGACCGGATTCGACCCCGAGGCCCGGCGGCAGTTCTGGGAGCTGATTCGTTCGCTGAAGCGGGAGGGAACGACCATCCTGCTGACCACCCACTACCTCGACGAGGCCGCCCAGCTCAGCGACCGGGCTGCAGTCGTCGCCGGCGGAGTGCTCGTCGACATCGGACCCGTCGGGTCGCTCGGGTCGGCCGAGGCGCGCATTCCCATCGTGCGCTGGCGCGAGAGCGGCATCGTTCGCGAGCAACGAGCCACCGAACCGGGCGCCGTCGTTGCCGACCTCGTCGCCCGACTCGGCGAACCCGAGGGGCTCGAGGTCGTGCGCCCCAGCCTCGAAGACATCTACCTCGACCTCGTCTCTGCTCAGACCGCCGGAACAGAGAACACCGAGGCCGAAGCCCGCGTCTTGGCGAACCAGACAGACCCGACGGCCGACACGACGAAAGAAAGTGAACTCGCATGAGCACCGTGACCCAGACCTCGCCCTCCTCCTCATCGTCTGCCGGCAGTGCGAGCGCCGCCGCCTTCGGCGTAGGCCGCACGGTCCGACTCGGCCTCAGCCGTATCGGCTACGAGACGAAGATCTACTTTCGCCAGACCGACACCCTCTTCTTCACGTTCTTGTTCCCCGTGATCATGCTGACTATTTTCTCCGTGGCCTTTCAGGGCATGGGCAACGTCGGGGCGAATCCCGACGGCACGGGCGGCATCAGCCAGGCTGCAGCGTATTTGCCGGGAATGATCGCCGCGGGCATCCTGCTCTCTGGCGTGCAGAACCTCGGCGTCGACATCGCAACCGAACGCGGCGACGGAACGCTGAAGCGCCTCGGCGGCACCCCGCTGCCGGTGCTGTCGTACTTCTTCGGCAAGATCGGGCAGGTGTTCGCCACCTCGGTGCTGCAGATCGCGTTGCTGCTGCTCGTCGCCGTGGTGGCGTTCGGTGTGCAGCTGCCCACCGATCCTGCCAAATGGATGACCTTCGTCTGGGTCTATCTGCTCGGAATCGCCACTTCGGCAATACTCGGCATCGCCATTTCGAGATTGCCCCGGTCGGGCAAGAGCGCCACGGCGGTCATCATTCCGCCGGTGCTGATACTGCAGTTCATTTCGGGTGTGTACCTGCAATTCGCGCTGCTGCCCGACTGGCTGCAGACCGTGGCGAGCATTTTTCCGCTGAAATGGATCGCCCAGGGCATGCGCTCGGTGTTTCTGCCCGAGTCGTTCGCGTCGGTCGAGCCGGGTGGAACCTGGAATCTGGGCGCGGTCGCCGTGGCGCTGCTGATCTGGCTGATCGCCGGGCTCATCGTGTGCCGGGTGACGTTCCGGTGGATCCGCAAAGACAGCTGACGATGAATTCGCCATGCACGTCGGCGACGCGCGACCTAGCGGGCAAACATGCCCTCTCTTCGCCACACGACTCCTAGATTGAGAAGATGACTCGCTTCAGCTGGTGGCACGTGGCCGTCGGGGCGACCGTTGTCGCGCTCGCGGCGGCGGTGGCGATCGACTTCGCCGACCACCCCGGCTCGACCATCGGCGCCTGGGTCTGCCTGGCCCTGCTCGGCGGCGGGTACGCTGCGTTCGGCTGGCGAAGCTTCACGGCCGATGACCCGGCGACGAATGCCTTCGCGGCGGCGGCCGTCGACCGGCGGGAACGGGCATCCGCCGTGGTTTTTCCGCTGTTGGCTATCGTGTGCACCAGTGTCGGCGTGGCCTTCGATCCGAATCTCGCCACATTGCAGGCCATCACGTTTCCCATCATCTGGTTCTCGGTCGACCCGATGCGACGGGCGATCGTGCTGAACGTGCTGCTGGCCGTGGGGGTGACTCTCGGCTTTCTGGTTTCGACCGGAACGAGCCCGGCGGCTATCGCGCAGGCGATCGTGATCGAGACGATCTCGCTGCTGTTCAGCCTCGCGCTCGGCTTGTGGTTCAGTTTCGCGCTGCGGCAAGGTCAAGAGAACACCCGTCTGCTGAACGAGTTGCGAGCGGCACAAGGCGAACTCGCGACGCTCAGCCGCGACAGCGGAATTC
Coding sequences:
- a CDS encoding ABC transporter ATP-binding protein; its protein translation is MTTNEIAVSVENLTKSYGTFAALKGVTFDIKRGETFALLGPNGAGKSTTIEILEGYRDRTGGEVRVLGTDPQHGGLPWKAKLGIVLQSSGESGNVTVREQLTQFAGMYPNPRTVNEVISAIGLEEKANTRIKNLSGGQRRRVDVGLGVIGRPELLFLDEPTTGFDPEARRQFWELIRSLKREGTTILLTTHYLDEAAQLSDRAAVVAGGVLVDIGPVGSLGSAEARIPIVRWRESGIVREQRATEPGAVVADLVARLGEPEGLEVVRPSLEDIYLDLVSAQTAGTENTEAEARVLANQTDPTADTTKESELA
- a CDS encoding Fic family protein, coding for MKTIHRRLFRDIYDWAGHERVGPTTPVVRFAPDAVNYEAGDPAAPFVKYAYFSGPEIAEAASVQYALLASLPLRTDLTRTEVIDLFAEYGGELQTIHAFRDGNVRASCVYGIFFAEAIGYPVDPAVFLMGRELRDRLMHARFHNQATGTHGAYFDTLNLAMAPERNIDRNADRFVRP
- a CDS encoding Fic family protein, with product MSFKPMVRPGEVTEELIQWRIDYADAALALANSGPGDEPHRVLLRRVATGELSAAEAVALAVQNAGVGTERPEHFVIAKWEDYTIPGSTALRNNFGDPSHPFGVEDPEVFRKLEIEISRLRIVELAIDPIQGDLDYDHMKAIHRHVFQDIYQWAGQERVGPESSMIRFAPDAVNYEAGDAAAPMIAYRFYPGSEIADSASVQYAAVAELLLRAPGMSRREVIDRMSEHGGELQTIHCFRDGHNRTLFVWALQLFAASGYPADPAVFVMGAKLRESLMHARHQNQATGRHDAYLRTLDAALEGYEPQGSLIGSR
- a CDS encoding ABC transporter permease, with protein sequence MSTVTQTSPSSSSSAGSASAAAFGVGRTVRLGLSRIGYETKIYFRQTDTLFFTFLFPVIMLTIFSVAFQGMGNVGANPDGTGGISQAAAYLPGMIAAGILLSGVQNLGVDIATERGDGTLKRLGGTPLPVLSYFFGKIGQVFATSVLQIALLLLVAVVAFGVQLPTDPAKWMTFVWVYLLGIATSAILGIAISRLPRSGKSATAVIIPPVLILQFISGVYLQFALLPDWLQTVASIFPLKWIAQGMRSVFLPESFASVEPGGTWNLGAVAVALLIWLIAGLIVCRVTFRWIRKDS